In the Callospermophilus lateralis isolate mCalLat2 chromosome 7, mCalLat2.hap1, whole genome shotgun sequence genome, gagatctgctgtgccaggtgtccctggctCAGTCAGGCTAGatggggacccatagcaatcccctagcaaccaccaatcagcatgagacagggaaatacctgggatgccagataaccctcccagtagtttatggtggttgataacgtgttgggaaaccatgtagttcagcacgaacaccccttttggtttaaaccaatcagttcaaacgaatccccctcttgtcgtaaccaatcacccctacccaacttgttgccgccagtgaatgtgctaatcatgttttagagttgttttatgattttcccgcagtgtgtgatgatttgctaagagatgctatgatgtatgtgggggtccctgccttctccaatgaatatataaaactgctgcaaaccctgggctctgggcctctcagcgtcaccagttgctgtgtgcacacggaggacccagctagctcgcaataaacacctctttgctgtttatatggatcttggtctctggtggtcttttggagatcccgaatttgagcataacaatACCTCCCCATACCCCCCAAAACAGATCACCCTCATTAAATGTAACATTTTATAGAACACTTCAAATCATCTTCCTTTTCAAGCTACAGCTTGTTTATTATTGAAAAGATAACAGCATGTATGAAGAATCCTGCCAGAAGTATACTGACAGTTTTACTTTTCAGACTAGTTGGACAGgtttggtggtgcaggcctgtaatcccagtgatttaagAGGAGGCAGTGTAATGCCAGatttgtgggaccccaatagacttcCAGGATGCaatcacaagagtctttattgcaagctcgagcctggactcataACCGTTCCTGACGCAGCGGTCCCAGGCATTGCGTCCCAGTCCTTtgtccagtgagattttataggttttgggggatactctatgcatcaaaagatcacacagcaaatcattccatacctcgGGAAAATCAAGCAACAACTctaaacattgattagcacattcactggcgtgaacaagttgggtaggggtgatgggTTAGTACAAGGGGAgggttcctttgaactgattggtttaggccacgaggggggtacgtgctgaactacatggtttcccaacatgttatcaaccaccataaactactggggggtcatctggcaccccaggtattttccctgtctcatgctaatTGGAGGTTGCTagcggttgctatggatccccacctggcctgactgagtcagggacacctggcacagtagctctctcctgttatttgtagacaaacaactcagcagggtgggcatgtgcctaggagtgctctgtgggtttttccagggacccgggtcacgcccccttccttggacaggctttgaggtagaagctgttttcaaaaatggagtcacatcagtttctcagcaggaggatcacaagtttaagaccaCCGGCATAGGCGATTTcaggaaaccctgtctcaaaagataaaAAGGTCTAGGGATATATGTAAGTGGCAGGAAAGTgctcctgggtccaatccttttcaccaaaaataaactaaacaaacaaaaaacataatttGACTTTCCTACTTCCCTAGTGAGAAAATTGTTACTGCTTGCTTCCCCGaaggctgaagtataacaccagagaagcacgctgaGGCAAGGGTGGAGTGGAAAGTGAAAGGCTTAATTAAAGGACAGTtttagaaaagacttctccccggaggaaggggacccaaaaggaggAATCCTGTGGAAGGCGGAGATCTTTCCTGTTTTgtagctaaggtcttcttttagtTCTCTCACCCTCCTGTCCTTTGCAGGTGGGAAGGGCAAAAGGTGGAAGATAGGTGGGCTGGAGGAGTGATCTAGGCAGCAAGGGCCTGGGGTGGTTTGATCAGCACCTccctgtttgctgggagctgtttcATTAACAGATCCTTAAGATGGGTGTCCCCCCCCCCCTTGGGGACATTAGCATTTCAATTTCCCTAAGTGCTGCTCGGGCTTCCTGGACCCTATTCTCCACAATGGCCTCCATTGTCTTTATCTTACTggatattagacctgatttacctaactacactaactacctatctttaaatctggcttcaaaatCATCATCTTCAAATCACTGGAAGAAGTTGTCATAGGTAGACACACTTGTAAAAGATCCATAGAGGAAGCCCTTGAGTTGCAAGTGTATTTGCCTTTGAAGAATGGGGGAAAGGGCGGTAACTTGAGGTCTGAGACACCTGCACAGCAGAAAAAAATTCTCAGTATTCCTGAAACGGCTGGTGGTTGAGGGCACGGCTCTGGATGGGAATTAAAGAGGGGCAGGGCTTCCATCTGAGGAGTGCCTGTGTGAagaaatctcatttttttttctgaaagcagTAAGTAAACACCCTTCAAAGAACCTCGCCACTTGGAAATGTTGCTGTAGAGAGTGGGTCAAGTGCACTGCCTGCCGGTCCTTAGGAACAGCCCTGCTAATGACAGGAAGGAACAGCAGCCCAGAGTAACCAGTCCCTTTCTGCTTTGGTGTGGAGGCGACCCTGAATCCCTTTTGAATATGTAAATCCCCAGTGTTTTCTGAAACACTCCAAGATTAAAGAACTTCAAAGGGAAACAGTCAATTTCTTGCTAACCAGGCAAGAGGGGTGGAGTGAaaacttggaaaaataagaggtgcCCCTGCACATGCACCTTGAGTGACGCGGCAATTCATAAAATTATAAGACTTCAAATAACTTTTAAGATAGAATTAATCAATGGCACACTCATTCATACTGCCTGTTATTGGGGGTGGATCCTGCtcccccacatgttgaagtttgaacattagagaagcatgtggaggcaagcatataaagcagggtttattttaaaaggggtaacataggcTTCTtccgggagggagaagggggccatagctggtgtcctggtatcccaagaagcgagCTGTTCTGCACTTTTTacttgtcctaggcttcctttgttctcctgccctcttccccttatctttctccttcctgagtACTTGACTGGGCCCtggactaggcccaggaatgcttggTGGGACAGCCTAAATAAAGGTGGGAAattggtgggctgaagggggaagggcaggatagtgctgcccaggacacattaattaacaactttataGCTCTCTGCAGGGAGGGGCAACTCCTGGGaccggttaccttagcaacaggctgGAGCAGGGGTAGGTTCTTGATAagcaggaagggctctgaaggaattaacatttcaatccctcaggggacagtctccaacttcacagactcactcaaaatggccctccttgatccaacctgactcgatttacctatttATACCAACTAACTGTCTAATTCTTGGGTTCATCATCACTTTAGCACGTTTAACTTTGGTTTTGTATATTACATCCTTTtctcatcatatatatatatatatatatatatatatatatatatatatataatatatatatttttcttttctttaaatatatattttattttatttatatttattttctcatcatatatatatatatatatatatatcatatacatatatgatatatatatatggttgaaAACATACAATAGAAACCCTCTCATTTGATCTTATAGAGTCAGGTTAATTTGttggttaattttaaaaaatggttgagCTGAAAATCAAAAAAGATGACTTTTGTATAATGAAAACATTTTGCTGCAACTCAGAACACTGAACTACACATGTTAACACATACTGATTGATATTTTTATATACGtactgtaaaggtaaaatttttaagctgactctaagccgcagagcccgagttaaagtgtaaaagaccagacattgtgaagtttctaactgtagggcttgggttaaagaataaaagatcaagtattgttaaattcctctgatTCCCCGGAACCTataatctctgtagctgttaggacaatacccgaactgcgcagtaaatattctcactgactcctctggttgtctaataacctggggttctgtgaagctggcacgtaggcatcacaggacctaaaaccaatcagtttgaatgtgcaccccacttagaagtgaccaatcacccctgtccaatctgttcccgccaatgaatgtactaatcaggtctcagagttgttgttcaatttcccCGTGCCTCATGAtgttttgttctgatgtatgcaaagcccccccccccacccgccctctccaaaaagtgtacttaagctctgcctgacctctgctctgggctctgggctgctctatcttcctgagtgagcctggagcctcagcatgctgaatcaataaaaccctttctgccaattgcatggagccggtctcttgtggtctctccctccgaggcttcgccggacccttacagtaCAAGTCTTTTACTTTGACTATTGGACTACTTGACTAGAGTTCTTCAGAGTGGTCCTACTTAAGTCCAACCacaattcactccctaaattctggtgaatttatttatttagcagcaCTGAGAATTGATTTAAAGATGAGCAGAAACTTCAAGACAAttgcaaaataattcaaataaatcacacttttagatttctatgattttatttctttgctcTGATTTCATGTTTCCTAAACACTTGCTTTAGGTGAATAAGTAACAAATAATCTTTGGCCAGCATAGtaagaaaattaaatttcacaagtggaataaatagaataataaatACAATTCTTATAAAGGGTTTTGAAAACAAATGCTATGGCTTGTCAGAAGTGAAATATGCAGGCGTATTACCAAGCAATCTATTTGATGTGTGTTCATTATGCTCTGGGAATCAGTCAGGCACTTTACAGAGGGAATAGAACATGCTGCTGAATATGTTATGTAACATATTGTCTTGCTTATATGTTGTTTTCACCGTTAAAATATGATACACCAGTCATCAGTGATGAGTCCTGCTTctccacatgttgaagtttgaacattagaaaagcacgccgaggcaagcttataaagcagggtttattttaaaaggggtaacataggcTTCTcccgggagggaggagggggccatagctggtatccaggTATCCCCAGAAgcaaggtgttctgccctttttatatgtcctaggattcctttcttctcctgctctctcccctatctctctccttcctgtgtaCCTGAGGAGACCCAAGAGGTGCTGGGTggggtggccaaaaggtgagaagcagatggaAGGGCAAAGGGCAGATGGAGCAGCCCAGGATAAATTAATTGACAACTTTAAAGCTCCCTGGAGGGAGGGGCATTCCTGggccaggttaccttagcaacaggttggagcagaggCAGTTTATACCTAGATGGGGTGGAGGAATGGCTCCTAGGCATTTCGGTCCCTCAGGGGGGAGTCTCCAGCTTCCTGATCCGACCTCGCTGGATTTACCTATCTATCCTGAGtgcctaattctggcttcagttaCACAGTCAAACATAATGTAGTTTTTCATTTGTGTGATGCAACATCATTTTAACAATTCACAGGGTTTTATTCCAATATGAGTTGGATTgttgggcaggaaaaaaaaaaacacaagctcTATATTAGCTGGATATTTTACATATTCtctgaaaaggaaaaacaaaacccaaagttTAAGACTCATCTGTTTTAACAGTTTAAATACCATGTCTCAAATCACAcagcttgaaaagaatagagttagGATTTAAGATTAATTCTGTTCAATGTTTatattcaaattattttaaaaaatggtagatTCACATGAGTGTTGCATTACTGCCATCACAGTTATGGTCAGTGGAAAGATGGCGGCCTTGTCTGCCTCATTAGAATGCTGTGTTCATTTGAGCATCAAGCATGAAGCTGTCACTATGGAGTTTTTAGTTCATTactaaatacaattatatcctctCACCGACTTAGACTTACCACTGCATGAAAACAAAGGACAACTATAAGCAAAAATGTAAAGTTTGCTTTCTAATTAGCATAATAAAAATCTAgtataaagtttaaaaatcaaCAAATCTACAATGTTAACTAATATTTTTTCCACTGGAAAAACTCACTTTGTTAGTATTCAaatctttttctccttttgagaCTCCACTTcaaattttctcttctttcttctcaTCCCAGTTATCCTGTTATgcttgaattcgggacccccaaaagaccaccagagaccaagattgatgtaaacagcaaagaggtgtttattgcaagctaacTCGATCCTctgcgcacacacagcaactggtgacgctgagaggccctgagcccagggtttgcagcagttttatacattctttggagaaggcagggaacttcacatacatcatagcatctcttagcaaatcatcacactcggcgggaaaatcaaataacaactctaaaagcacattcactggcagcaaaaagttgggtaggggtgattggttactacaagagggggatttgtttgaactgattggtttaaaccaaaaggggtgttcgtgctgaactacatggtttcccaacacgttatcaatcaccataaactactgggagagtcatctggcatcccaggtatttccctgtctcatgctgattggtggctgctagggggttactatgggtccccacctagcctgactgagtcagggacacctggcacagcagatctctcctgttatttgtagataaaccacttagcagggtgggaatgtgcctaggagtgctctgtgggtctttccaaggacaaaggtcatgtcccttcctgggacaggctttgctctgggatagaggctggtttttcaatccCAAAACTTTTTACCTTTCGGAAGGAATaaagattcattttattttaattttttgattctTAAAACCATTTTTTATATCCTTTTACTAGATCAGAATGTCTTGCATgatagttttttttattatttatctttcaaCCTACCTACTGCTCTCCCACCACCAAAAActatggatttatttattttatttatttattttttggtaatgaggattgaacccaggggtgcttaaccactgagccatgtccccagaatcttttttatattttatttaaaacaaattctcccagagttgcttagggccttgatgagctgcagaggctggctttgaactcacaattccccTGCCTCAGCGTCCCAAGCCACTAGTCTTGTACCAACACACTCAGTGCTAGTGGCCCTGGATCacacctccccccacccccctgccatactgataaataaataaataaagaatttagagatttttttcctctttgcttAGGACCTGGTACAGAGTGAATTTGCTATATAAACGGCCATGTCCTGACAATGCTTTTAACCACGTCAgaccttttttcttttatccgACCAGAAAAGTAATTCTTGGCTTGATCTTCATTTTTGGTTGTGTCTTCCCCTAAAGGTTCTCACTTTTTCTCTTTTTGCCAAGTGTGagttcctttccttctttttataACGGGGCATTGGACGATGTAGGAAATGGACTTGCTTCTTTCTAGGAGGGGAAGAACTGTTCAACTCGTGTctaaaatgtcagagaaagatTTTTAAACTTTCATTTCTTCTGTGACTTTCCtcgttaatttaaaaaattctgtccTTAGCTCATCTTGGTAGCTTTAGGCATTGTCATAACTCTTTTCAGGGCACTCTTTACTTCCTGGTTCCTCAGACTGTAGACAAGAGGATTAAGCAAGGGCGTCACCACTGTGTAGCTCACGGCCACCAGCTGATCCTTGTCTGAGGCTGACTTGGACTTGGGCCGGAGGTAGATGATGGATGCACAGCCATAGTGGACAAAGACCACCGTGAGGTGGGACACACACGTGGCAAAGGCCTTTCTCTTGCCGTCGGCGGAGGGAATTTTGAGGATGGTGTTAACTATGAACCCATAGGATATGAGAATTAGCAGAAAAGGCACCAGGATCACCAGGATGCTGAGGCTGAAGAGAGCCAGCTCTTTGACCTGGGTGTCAGTGCAGGCTAATTTGATCATGGGTGCCATGTCACAGAAATAGTGGTTGACCCTGTTGGGACCACAAAAAGGCATGTCCCAAATGAGGTTCGTGGCCACCAAAGCAATAAAAAAGCCAGTGACTCCTGATAGAGAAACCAAGCCCAGTCCTAGCCTTTTGTTCATGATGAGCAAGTACCTCAGGGGGTGACAGATGGCCACGTAGCGATCGTATCCCATCACAGCGATGAGAAAGCAATTGGTACAGGCAAAGCCAAGGAAGAAGAAGAGCTGGGTGGCACAGGCCACAAAGGAGATGGACTTGGTGGCTGAGAGCAGGTGGGCCAGCAGCTGAGGGATGATGACCAAAGTGTAGCAGGATTCAGAAAACGAAAGGATGAAGAGGAAACCATACATGGGAGAGTGAAGAGTCCGGCTGACGCAGATGACGGCCATGATGGTCACATTGGCCACCAGGATGGTTAAGTACAGGAGCAGGAAGAGGACAAAGAGCAGCAGCTGCAGCTCCCCAAGGCTGGAGAAGCCCACCAGGACAAAGTGGGTCACCACCGTGGTTGTGTTGAAACCTCGCATCGGGATGACTTGTTCCTGTGAGTGGATATAGGGGAGTCAATGACAAAGGTCATCGGAATACAGACACTTTCCCAATGCCTCGACTTTAAGTATATTGCCAGGCTTTGAAGGTTACTCTCTTTTGCTCTCAACCTCTCTAGATAAAAAGATGATTTCTCaggtaattttttttgttt is a window encoding:
- the LOC143402933 gene encoding olfactory receptor 10T2 is translated as MRGFNTTTVVTHFVLVGFSSLGELQLLLFVLFLLLYLTILVANVTIMAVICVSRTLHSPMYGFLFILSFSESCYTLVIIPQLLAHLLSATKSISFVACATQLFFFLGFACTNCFLIAVMGYDRYVAICHPLRYLLIMNKRLGLGLVSLSGVTGFFIALVATNLIWDMPFCGPNRVNHYFCDMAPMIKLACTDTQVKELALFSLSILVILVPFLLILISYGFIVNTILKIPSADGKRKAFATCVSHLTVVFVHYGCASIIYLRPKSKSASDKDQLVAVSYTVVTPLLNPLVYSLRNQEVKSALKRVMTMPKATKMS